TTGATCATCCGGCCTCCGGGGTCGATCGGGTCCTCTTCACTTGAGCTCGAGAAGCTTTTCCCGGGCCTTCCCGGCCGCCTGGGACCGGGGATGCTTGGTCTGGAGCAGCTCGTAGACGATCTTCGCGTTCTTCCGGTCGTTCAGCGACTGGAACGCAAGTCCCTGCTTGAGCATCGCGTCGGGCGCCTTGTCCCCGCCGGGATACCTGTCGACGACGTCCTGGAAGGAGAGGATGGCGCTCTCGTAGTCCTTCTCGGAGTAGAAGGTCTCCCCCTTCCAGTAGTAGACGTTCTGCATCAGCCTGTGGCCCGGGTATTTCCCCGCGAAGGCGTTCAGGACCTCGCGCGCCTTCCTCGTCTCTCCCCGCTTGATCAGCCCGAGGGCGTAGTCGTACATCTCCTCCGGGGTGGAGAGCTCCTGGGGGGAAGGCTCCGGGGGCGCGGCCGGCTTCACCGCGGCGAGCTTTTCCGTTTTCTCCTCGAGGGCGGAGAGCCGGCGTTCGACCTCCGCTCCCTTTCCCTTCAGTTCCGTAACGGATTGTCCCTGTTCGGAGACGACCCCTCTCAGGCGGCTCATCTCCTTCTGCAGCTCGATCTTCGACTCGTCGGTCCGGGAGGAGAGGGCGAGAAGGTCCGCCTTGACCCGGTCGTTGTCCGCCGCGAAATCCGCCAGGCTTCTCCGGAGGGAGGAGTTCTCCTCGCCCCCGCCGCCGGCCCCCGGCAGCGCCGGGGGAGCCGGCGCGGCGCCGCGCGCGGAGGCCATCTGCTTCTTGAGCACCTCCATGTCCTCCTGCAGGCGGACGAAGGCCCCGGTGTCCGCCACGGCGCATCCCCCGGCCACCGCGCAAATCGCCGCGAGCCCCGCCAGCCGCGCGAACGCCCCCACCCGCATCGATCCCTATCTCACCGCGAAGTGGGCGCGGCGGTTCTTCGCCCACGCCGCCTCGGTGTGCCCCGGGTCGACCGGCTTCTCCTTCCCGAAGCTGACGGTGGAGAGCGCCCCGGCCTTGACCCCCAGCGACACGATATACTTCCGCGTGGCCTCCGCGCGCCGTTCCCCGAGGGCGAGGTTGTATTCGGCGGTCCCCCGCTCGTCGCAATGCCCCTCGACCAGGACGGAAGCGGACGGATTCCCCTTCAGGTAGGCGGCGACCGTCGCCAGCACCGGCTTGGCATCCTCCCGGATGAAGGCCTTGTCGTAGTCGAAGTGGATGTCCCCGAAGCGGGAAGGCTGTTCCATGGTGGCGGCCGCCCCGGCCGCCGCCTCGGCCTGCCGCGCGGCCATCGCCGATCTCGTCTCCGCCTCCTTCTCCGCCATGCGCGCCTCGGGCTGCACCTTCTCGGTGACGATCCCGCTCTCCTTCAGCCCGGAGGAAAGCTCCTGGGAAGGCGCGGCGCCTCCGGCATCGGTCGACTTCACGACCTCCTTCTTCGCGCATCCGACGGAAACCGACAGCATCAAGGCAAGCCCGATGACCGACCAGCGAACTCCCCTCCTATCTCTCATCTGCTCCTCCTTGGAACGTTATTGAATCCTGCAGCTTCCATGAGATTCCCGCGGCGGCTACCGGCCCGGAGACCACGCGGGAGACCCTACATCGGGAAGACCGTTGAACAGGCCCCTCTCCCCCCGGCCCGTCACGGAGATGATTTTCAACTCAGAATAGCCCTTTTTCCGGAAGGTGTAAACCAGGTACCTCCCGTCCGGGGAAAAGGAGGGGTCGATGCAGTCGCCGTTCCCCGAAACGACCTCGCGCTGGTCGGTCCCGTCCGGCCGGACGGTGTAGATCGAGTACTTCCCCTCCGACAGCGAGGTGAAGGCGATCCTGTCCCCGGCGGGAGCCCAGGAGGGGGAGGTCGAATAGGACCCTGCGCGGGAGACCCGAAGCTCGGAGGAGGAGCCGATCTCCTTCACATACACCTGCGGAGATCCGGTCCGGTCCGACACGAAGGCGATTCGCCCGCCGTCGGGGGCGACGGTCGGGGACACCTCGATTCCCCATCCCTCCGCCACCTTCTCCGGGTCTCCCCCCGCCAGCGGCACCCGGTAGATGTCGGAGTTCCCCTCCAGGCTCAGCGTGGCGAACAGGTGCTTGCCGTCCGGGGAGAAGGAGCCCGGCGACTTGGAGTTCCCGTAGCGGATCAGGACGCGGTCGGTGCCCTGCGACAGGTCCAGCAGATGGATCTGGGGCACCCCGGTCCGGAAGGAGGTGAACGCGATCCGCCCTCCGTCGGGCGACCACCGGGGGAAGAGGTTGAAGCTCCGGTTGTCCGTGACCTTCCTGTGCTCCTTCCCGTCGAGCCCGACGATATAGATCTCCTTTCCGCGTCCGCCCAGCGGCCTCGCGGAGAAGGCGATCTCCGTATCGAAGATCCCGCGGACCCCGGTGAAGGCGTAGAGCACCTCGTTCGCGAACTTGTGGGCGATCTTGCGGTACCGGTCCCGGGGTCCGGTGTACCTCCTGCCCGCCATCAGGTTTCCCAGCGTGGAGTCGTAGAGGCGCATCTCGACGGTGATCTGCTCCCCGCGGACCTCCGCCTTCCCGATCACCACCGCCTCCGCACCGATCAGCTTCCAGTCGGGGAAGGAGATCGACTTCCCTCCGAAGTGGGAGGGCCCGATCCGCTCCAGGTAGGCATCCCGGTGGATCACGTCGAAGAGCCCCGTCATGATCAGGTCGTTCGCGATGGTCTCGGGGATCTCGCGGGCGAGGGAGGGGTCGCCGCCTTCCCGGAAGAGGTCCGGGAGTGCGACCGGCATCCGCTTGCCGCCGGGTGCGTTGATGTCGATGTAGAGGATCGCCCGGGAGAGGGCCGGAGTGAGCAGGACGGGGAGCGCGAACAGCAGGGCGGCGGCGAACTTCCTCACGAGGTCTCCCCTCCCCCGAAGAACCGGAACCCGATCTCGTAGTGATCCTCGGTCCCTCGCAGCTGTTCCGGGGGAACGGGCAGGGGGCTCGCCTTGTGGATGGCGCGCAGCACCGAATCGTCGAAATAGCTGTTGGCGGATGTCTTCTCCATGCGCACGTTCGACACCTTTCCGTCCTGTTCGATAGTGATGCGGATCTGCACGATCAGGTTCCGGGAATCCGACGGGGCCAGCTCGGGAACCGTCCAGTTCGACCGGATCCTCTCGTCGAGCTCCCGGAAGTAAGCCAGCGTCTCGGGAGGGACCCGGCTCGTTCCGGCCGCCCCTCCGATGACGGCCCCCGTCCCGGCCGGGGTCTTCGCCCGTGGAGCGGGACGCAGCCCGGACAAGTCCACGCGGTGGGCCACCCGCTCGCCGATCTGCCGGACCGCGCTCCGGGCCGCCTTCTCCTTCCGGAGCGTCCCCACCGCCTCCCGCACCCGGTCG
This Deltaproteobacteria bacterium GWC2_65_14 DNA region includes the following protein-coding sequences:
- a CDS encoding peptidoglycan-associated lipoprotein; this encodes MRDRRGVRWSVIGLALMLSVSVGCAKKEVVKSTDAGGAAPSQELSSGLKESGIVTEKVQPEARMAEKEAETRSAMAARQAEAAAGAAATMEQPSRFGDIHFDYDKAFIREDAKPVLATVAAYLKGNPSASVLVEGHCDERGTAEYNLALGERRAEATRKYIVSLGVKAGALSTVSFGKEKPVDPGHTEAAWAKNRRAHFAVR
- a CDS encoding tol-pal system protein YbgF, yielding MRVGAFARLAGLAAICAVAGGCAVADTGAFVRLQEDMEVLKKQMASARGAAPAPPALPGAGGGGEENSSLRRSLADFAADNDRVKADLLALSSRTDESKIELQKEMSRLRGVVSEQGQSVTELKGKGAEVERRLSALEEKTEKLAAVKPAAPPEPSPQELSTPEEMYDYALGLIKRGETRKAREVLNAFAGKYPGHRLMQNVYYWKGETFYSEKDYESAILSFQDVVDRYPGGDKAPDAMLKQGLAFQSLNDRKNAKIVYELLQTKHPRSQAAGKAREKLLELK